From the genome of Tsukamurella pulmonis:
TATATGGACTGACGCCTGCCCGGTGCTGGAAGGTTAAGAGGACCGGTTAGCCGTAAGGCGAAGCTGAGAATTTAAGCCCCAGTAAACGGCGGTGGTAACTATAACCATCCTAAGGTAGCGAAATTCCTTGTCGGGTAAGTTCCGACCTGCACGAATGGCGTAACGACTTCTCTGCTGTCTCAACCACAGACTCGGCGAAATTGCAGTACGAGTAAAGATGCTCGTTACGCGCGGCAGGACGAAAAGACCCCGGGACCTTCACTATAGCTTGGTATTGGTGTTCGGTTCGGTTTGTGTAGGATAGGTGGGAGACTGTGAAGCGGGCACGCCAGTGTTCGTGGAGTCGTTGTTGAAATACCACTCTGATCGTATTGGATACCTCAACCTCGGACCATGATCTGGTTCAGGGACAGTGCCTGGTGGGTAGTTTAACTGGGGCGGTTGCCTCCCAAAATGTAACGGAGGCGCCCAAAGGTTCCCTCAGCCTGGTTGGCAATCAGGTGTTGAGTGCAAGTGCACAAGGGAGCTTGACTGTGAGACTGACAGGTCGAGCAGGGACGAAAGTCGGGACTAGTGATCCGGCACCGGCAAGTGGAAGCGGTGTCGCTCAACGGATAAAAGGTACCCCGGGGATAACAGGCTGATCTTCCCCAAGAGTCCATATCGACGGGATGGTTTGGCACCTCGATGTCGGCTCGTCGCATCCTGGGGCTGGAGTAGGTCCCAAGGGTTGGGCTGTTCGCCCATTAAAGCGGCACGCGAGCTGGGTTTAGAACGTCGTGAGACAGTTCGGTCTCTATCCGCCGCGCGCGTTAGAATCTTGAGGAAGGCTGTCCCTAGTACGAGAGGACCGGGACGGACGAACCTCTGGTGTGCCAGTTGTTCCACCAGGAGCACGGCTGGTTGGCTACGTTCGGAAGGGATAACCGCTGAAAGCATCTAAGCGGGAAGCCTGTTCCAAGATTAGGATTCTCACCACCTTGAGTGGGTAAGACCCCCTACAGACTATGGGGTTGATAGGCCAGAACTGGAAGCGCAGTAATGCGTGTAGGTGACTGGTACTAATCGGTCGAGGGCTTACCACACACATAACATTCGCCAAAATGAGCACTGAGGCTCACAGGAACGAATAGCGTGTAACAACAACAGAAACCAGACTTCGGTTTGGTTCGCGTCCACTATGCAATGTCTGAGACAGCACACATGTGTTGTTTCGCAGTGTTACGGCGGCCATAGCGGAGGGGAAACGCCCGGCTCCATTCCGAACCCGGAAGCTAAGCCCTCCAGCGCCGATGGTACTGCACTCGTGAGGGTGTGGGAGAGTAGGACACCGCCGGACTAAAATTAGATACAGGAGAAGACCCTCGGGTCGGTGAGCAGAAATGCTCCCGACACGGGGGTCTTCTTCGTGTCCGCGTACGGTCGTGACACCCGCGCGGGGAACGCCGCCCGCAACCGCAACCGCAACCGCAACCGCAGCCGACGAGACGATCCGGCGCGGCCGGCGGCGCCACCGGCCGCTCGAGATGCCGGCAGGCTGCTGACGGGGCATCGGAAAGTACCGGACGAGGCATCGAAAGGCACCGGCCCAGCCCGGCGGACGGCGCCCGGCGGGCCACCGGGAGGCCAACGGCACCGTCGACCCCGTGCCGTAAGGTGGATGCCGTGCGTGTCGTGATTGCCGAATGCCAGGTCGACTACGTGGGCCGGCTCACCGCCCACCTCCCCATGGCCACGCGGCTGATCCTGGTCAAGGCCGACGGTTCCGTCAGCATCCACGCCGACGACCGCGCCTACAAGCCGCTGAACTGGATGAGCCCGCCGTGCTGGCTGGAGACCACGCCGGCGGAGGAGGACGCGAAGGATCTGCCCGAGGGGCACCAGCTGTGGATCGTCCGCAACAAGGCGGAGGAGCAGCTGCGCATCCTGATCGGCGAGGTGGAGCACGACAGCAGCCACGAGCTGGGTGTGGATCCGGGTCTGGTGAAGGACGGCGTGGAGGCACACCTCCAGGAGCTGCTGGCCGAGCACACCCACACCTTCGGGGAGGGCTTCACGCTCATCCGCCGCGAGTACATGACGGCCATCGGCCCCGTCGATCTGCTCTGCCGGGACGCGGACGGCGCGACCGTGGCCGTCGAGGTCAAGCGCCGCGCGGAGATCGACGGCGTCGAGCAGCTGACCCGCTACCTCGATCTCCTCAACCGCGATCCGCTCATCGCGCCCGTCACGGGCATCCTGGCCGCCCAACAGGTCAAGCCCCAGGCGCGGACCCTCGCAGAGGACCGGGGGATCCGGTGCGTCACCGTCGACTACGACGTGCTGCGCGGCACCGAGGACACGTCCTACAAGCTCTTCTGATGGGGCGCAGGCCCGTCTCCCGCAAGCGCGCGGCCGCGCGCGACGGGCATCGTCCGCTCAGCGCCGGCGGCTTCGGCTCCCGCGTCGAACTGGGCGACGAGGCCTACCAGGTGCGCACCGTGACCGGTACGGGCGCGGTGAAGGACTACCGCTGCCCGGGCTGTCACCAGGCGATCGCGACCGGAACGGCGCACGTCGTGGTGTGGCCCGCCGCGGAGTACGGCGGGGTGGCCGACCGGCGACACTGGCACAGCGGGTGCTGGGCGCGGGAGGCCGGTCGGCGCGGCCGCTGACTACCGCTTGGCGGT
Proteins encoded in this window:
- the nucS gene encoding endonuclease NucS, producing MRVVIAECQVDYVGRLTAHLPMATRLILVKADGSVSIHADDRAYKPLNWMSPPCWLETTPAEEDAKDLPEGHQLWIVRNKAEEQLRILIGEVEHDSSHELGVDPGLVKDGVEAHLQELLAEHTHTFGEGFTLIRREYMTAIGPVDLLCRDADGATVAVEVKRRAEIDGVEQLTRYLDLLNRDPLIAPVTGILAAQQVKPQARTLAEDRGIRCVTVDYDVLRGTEDTSYKLF